In Sphingomonas psychrotolerans, the following proteins share a genomic window:
- a CDS encoding SGNH/GDSL hydrolase family protein, with translation MSARRIAALLALCLPASLAIAGAAAPERWQAAWVAPPIGWEPKTKGAYPDPIHNQTVRQTIRIGAHGARIRIRLTNELGSEALQVGAASVAVEGSAPVTLRFSGAGSIVIPAGAPAYSDPLPFAVAPGTQLVLSIYYPDKVTPAAHAQKVRLTDGDTTRSTGQGTETRSAGLASAVEVPGTAWGQVLVAFGDSITEGAGASDSARTSWPAQVAALLVARRDARCWTIVNAGISGNRLLHDGRGPNALARFDRDVLSVPGVTHVVLLEGINDIGASKGNPAQAASAEQVIAAYRQLIHRAHARGLKVLGGTLLPFVGAAYQDAAGEAKRVAVNQWIRTAGVFDGVIDFDAATRDPAQRERLIAGFEIGDHLHPNDAGYTAMARAAAPVIARQGCPR, from the coding sequence ATGTCCGCACGCCGAATCGCTGCGCTGCTCGCTTTGTGTTTGCCGGCATCGCTGGCGATTGCCGGAGCGGCCGCGCCCGAGCGCTGGCAGGCCGCGTGGGTGGCGCCGCCGATCGGCTGGGAGCCCAAGACCAAGGGCGCCTATCCCGATCCGATCCACAACCAGACCGTGCGTCAGACAATCCGGATCGGTGCGCACGGCGCGCGCATCCGCATCCGGCTGACCAACGAACTAGGATCCGAGGCGCTGCAGGTCGGCGCGGCCAGCGTTGCAGTCGAGGGCAGCGCGCCGGTGACGCTGCGCTTCTCGGGAGCCGGTTCGATCGTCATCCCGGCAGGTGCGCCGGCTTACAGCGATCCGCTACCGTTCGCAGTTGCGCCCGGCACGCAGTTGGTGCTCAGCATCTATTATCCCGACAAGGTCACGCCGGCGGCGCATGCGCAGAAGGTGCGGCTGACCGACGGCGACACCACGCGCAGCACGGGGCAGGGAACGGAGACGCGCAGCGCCGGCCTCGCTTCGGCGGTGGAGGTGCCCGGGACCGCGTGGGGACAGGTGCTGGTCGCGTTCGGGGACTCGATCACCGAAGGCGCCGGCGCATCGGATTCGGCGCGCACGAGCTGGCCGGCGCAGGTCGCCGCCTTGCTTGTCGCGCGGCGGGACGCGCGCTGCTGGACGATCGTCAATGCCGGGATCAGCGGCAATCGCCTGCTCCACGACGGGCGTGGGCCCAACGCACTCGCCCGCTTCGACCGCGACGTGCTTTCGGTCCCAGGCGTCACCCATGTCGTGCTGTTGGAAGGGATCAACGATATCGGCGCAAGCAAGGGAAATCCTGCCCAGGCGGCCAGCGCCGAGCAGGTGATCGCCGCCTATCGCCAGCTCATCCACCGGGCGCATGCGCGCGGGCTAAAGGTGCTCGGCGGCACATTGTTGCCCTTTGTCGGCGCCGCCTATCAGGATGCGGCGGGCGAGGCGAAGCGCGTAGCGGTCAATCAGTGGATCCGCACCGCAGGCGTGTTCGATGGCGTGATCGATTTCGACGCGGCGACCCGCGATCCGGCGCAGCGCGAGCGGCTGATCGCCGGGTTCGAGATCGGCGACCATCTCCACCCCAACGACGCCGGCTATACGGCGATGGCCCGCGCGGCGGCGCCGGTCATCGCGCGGCAGGGGTGCCCGCGCTGA
- a CDS encoding alpha-L-rhamnosidase translates to MSERLKVSRRGALKAAGTGLTGIGAALPAAAKEPAGALRADRLRVEWREAPVGIDTLRPRFTWEPMARDADARALTQSASRILVARSRAALNAERGNVWDSGRVAGSRPAAQPPTPLALDPHRDYHWTVETWDQAGKSCGRSAPARFVTGLLAADQWQAEWIAATPDRPSGPHSRGNDRSPAKLPEPLPIFRRTFDLSGRLRRAILSIAALGHGDVTINGAPVTRSMLNPGWTDYRRTILYTSHDITALLVPGPNAIGVMLGNGMYNVERVPGRYVKFVDSFGQPKLIARLDIELTDGSTRTIVSDRNWQTREGPIRYSNVYGGEDVDGRLEVPGWDRPGAAGADWRTPFRVEGPSGTLRAQGIPGIEVQRTITPLRVTPLSNGRVVYDFGENCSARARMVLRGPAGSRICLRPGEALGPDGGVSQRSFNASPKNETRFEYILAGRGAEVFQPRFIHQGFRYLEAELLPPEGGGEAPRIEKVEVDFVHAGLIQVGNFDSSEKLFVDTHRLIDQALRSNMASVLTDCPHREKLGWLEQTHLNAPTILYNRDAAALYEKMAIDIADAQQADGMVPGIAPEYVAFLDKDGGDTIWRNSPEWGVAAVLSPWAAYRAYGDRTVLEMAYPSMGRYMAYLAGRATDEIVDFGMGDWYDLGPRPPGESQLTSRALAGTACRYQALRALADIAGVIGRPAETARWTAQAGAVLDAFNRRFFHVDRASYDTGSQCALAMPLALGMVPAGRERAVLDNLVAAVRANGNGVTAGDVGFRYVIDALTAYRRDEVIDAMMRVTDRPGYGQQLQGGATALAEAWDANPTKSLNHFMLGHGEGWLYGALAGIRIDFAAAEPQRIVTIAPRPVGTTRAAAARHRSVLGEIVSRWHKDGGRFVLEATIPPGPGGTVMVPTSAPERVTESGKPVPGTPVPGGLEVLLGSGRYRFEAAV, encoded by the coding sequence TTGTCGGAGCGTTTGAAGGTCAGCCGTCGCGGCGCACTCAAGGCTGCGGGAACGGGGCTGACGGGAATCGGGGCGGCGCTGCCGGCAGCGGCGAAGGAACCTGCGGGAGCCCTTCGCGCCGATCGCCTGCGCGTCGAATGGCGCGAGGCGCCGGTGGGGATCGACACGCTGCGGCCGCGCTTCACGTGGGAGCCCATGGCACGCGACGCGGATGCCCGTGCTCTCACCCAATCCGCCTCGCGTATTCTGGTGGCCAGAAGCCGTGCCGCCCTCAATGCCGAACGCGGCAACGTGTGGGACAGCGGCCGCGTCGCCGGGTCCCGCCCCGCTGCACAACCCCCTACCCCGCTCGCGCTCGATCCACATCGTGACTATCACTGGACCGTCGAAACCTGGGACCAGGCGGGCAAGTCCTGCGGCCGATCCGCGCCCGCGCGTTTCGTCACCGGGCTGCTCGCCGCTGATCAATGGCAAGCCGAATGGATCGCCGCCACGCCCGATCGCCCGAGCGGACCGCACAGCCGCGGCAATGATCGCTCGCCAGCCAAACTGCCAGAACCGTTACCGATCTTCCGCCGTACGTTCGACCTGTCCGGACGTCTGCGCCGCGCGATCCTCTCGATCGCCGCGCTTGGCCATGGCGACGTGACGATCAACGGCGCGCCGGTCACGCGTTCGATGCTCAATCCGGGCTGGACCGACTATCGCCGCACGATCCTCTATACGAGCCACGACATCACTGCGCTGCTCGTGCCCGGCCCCAACGCGATCGGAGTGATGCTCGGCAACGGCATGTACAATGTCGAGCGGGTGCCCGGACGCTACGTCAAGTTCGTCGACAGCTTCGGCCAGCCCAAGCTGATCGCGCGGCTCGACATCGAGCTGACCGACGGGAGCACGCGCACCATCGTTTCGGATCGCAACTGGCAGACCCGCGAGGGTCCGATCCGCTATTCGAATGTCTATGGCGGCGAGGATGTCGACGGCCGGCTCGAAGTGCCCGGCTGGGATCGGCCGGGGGCGGCAGGCGCAGACTGGCGCACACCGTTTCGGGTAGAGGGACCGAGCGGAACGCTGCGCGCGCAGGGCATTCCCGGCATCGAAGTCCAGCGCACGATCACACCCCTTCGCGTGACGCCGCTCTCCAATGGCCGGGTCGTTTATGATTTCGGCGAAAACTGCTCGGCGCGTGCCCGTATGGTGCTGCGGGGGCCGGCAGGCAGCCGGATTTGCCTGCGGCCCGGCGAGGCGCTCGGTCCGGATGGCGGAGTCAGCCAGCGCAGCTTCAATGCCTCCCCGAAGAACGAGACTCGTTTCGAATACATCCTCGCCGGTCGCGGCGCCGAGGTCTTCCAGCCGCGCTTCATCCATCAGGGTTTCCGCTATCTCGAAGCCGAACTGCTGCCCCCCGAAGGCGGCGGCGAAGCCCCGCGGATCGAGAAGGTCGAAGTCGACTTCGTTCACGCCGGACTGATTCAGGTGGGCAATTTCGACAGCAGCGAGAAATTGTTCGTCGATACGCACCGACTGATCGATCAGGCGCTGCGCAGCAACATGGCGAGCGTGCTCACCGATTGCCCGCACCGCGAGAAACTGGGCTGGCTCGAACAGACCCATCTCAACGCCCCGACGATCCTCTACAATCGAGATGCCGCCGCCCTCTATGAGAAGATGGCGATCGACATCGCCGATGCGCAACAGGCCGACGGCATGGTCCCCGGGATCGCGCCGGAATATGTCGCGTTTCTGGACAAGGATGGCGGCGACACGATCTGGCGCAACTCGCCCGAATGGGGCGTCGCGGCGGTGCTTTCGCCTTGGGCCGCCTATCGCGCTTACGGCGACCGCACGGTTCTCGAAATGGCCTATCCTTCGATGGGCCGCTATATGGCGTATCTCGCTGGACGCGCCACCGACGAGATCGTGGATTTCGGCATGGGCGACTGGTACGATCTCGGTCCCAGACCGCCCGGCGAGTCCCAACTGACCAGCCGCGCCCTGGCCGGCACCGCCTGCCGCTATCAAGCACTGCGAGCGCTCGCCGATATCGCCGGCGTCATCGGCCGCCCGGCCGAGACGGCGCGCTGGACCGCGCAGGCCGGTGCGGTCCTCGACGCCTTCAACCGACGCTTCTTCCACGTCGATCGCGCCAGCTACGACACTGGCAGCCAGTGCGCGCTCGCCATGCCGCTGGCGCTCGGTATGGTACCGGCGGGTCGGGAGCGCGCCGTCCTCGACAATCTGGTCGCGGCCGTCCGCGCGAATGGCAATGGCGTGACCGCCGGCGATGTCGGCTTCCGCTATGTCATCGATGCGTTGACCGCGTATCGACGCGACGAGGTGATCGACGCGATGATGCGCGTCACCGACCGCCCCGGCTATGGCCAGCAGTTGCAGGGCGGCGCAACCGCACTCGCCGAGGCATGGGATGCGAACCCGACCAAGTCGCTCAACCATTTCATGCTCGGTCATGGCGAAGGTTGGCTCTACGGCGCGCTGGCGGGTATCCGCATCGACTTCGCCGCCGCGGAGCCTCAGCGCATCGTCACCATCGCGCCGCGCCCGGTGGGCACTACCCGCGCCGCCGCCGCACGCCATCGCAGCGTACTGGGCGAGATCGTCAGCCGTTGGCACAAGGACGGCGGCCGCTTCGTGCTCGAAGCGACGATCCCTCCCGGTCCTGGCGGAACGGTGATGGTGCCGACGAGCGCCCCCGAGCGCGTGACCGAGAGCGGCAAGCCGGTGCCCGGCACACCTGTGCCCGGTGGACTCGAGGTCCTCCTGGGCTCCGGCCGCTACCGGTTCGAAGCGGCGGTCTGA
- a CDS encoding beta-galactosidase: protein MALPSAAQQAAREPARAALAAPKVPLAIGVSWYPEQWPEARWVTDLAMMKQAGFNTVRLAEFAWSRMEPGEGTFDFAWLDRAIAAANAAGMQVVLGTPTAAPPAWMSQSYPEILRVDENGMRAEHGGRRHFSFASARYRTFATRVATEMAKRYGRDARVIGWQIDNEVGPPSFDAEAQARWHTFLEQRYGAIDELNRRWTTQYWSQHYDNFAQVPLRAGGQHNPGLLLDFKHFVTATWVDYVQAQAGAIRAVADPRQWVTTNTMFWNAGFDHFAMHRDLDLASWDNYIPDGRPDWLANAANHDLVRGYKQRNFWLMETQPGRVDWVPVNRALDRGQTRELAWQAIGHGADAVLYWQWRSALNGQEQYHGAMLGADGTPYPIFDEIAQVARDAAAAAPALAGTEPVGKIAMLFSYDSRWAIDLQRHHRDFDPIKQFTAWYRPLRSLSQAVHIVPVDADLKRYPLVVAPSLHVITKPEADRLAVYVRGGGHLVLGPRSGMKDDANALWPQRQPGPLADLLGARVDQYYALDAAAPLTGTLGSGEASIWAETIEPRMKDVEVLERYGPSNGWLDGKPAAVTRRVGKGRITYVGAWPDEVMLRTFAQRLLDEAKVAPVVPDASAALEVMERAGGGKRVLVLVNHGDTPLRPTLPAGAKPVTGDLRDGVLPAHGIAVVALPGAQTAASNR from the coding sequence ATGGCTTTGCCGTCCGCGGCGCAGCAAGCCGCGCGCGAGCCCGCGAGAGCGGCTCTGGCCGCACCCAAGGTCCCGCTGGCGATAGGCGTCTCCTGGTATCCCGAACAATGGCCCGAGGCGCGCTGGGTGACCGATCTCGCGATGATGAAACAGGCGGGGTTCAACACCGTTCGGCTCGCCGAGTTCGCGTGGAGCCGGATGGAGCCGGGCGAAGGCACTTTCGACTTCGCATGGCTCGACCGCGCGATCGCGGCGGCCAATGCGGCGGGGATGCAGGTCGTGCTGGGCACGCCCACCGCGGCGCCGCCGGCGTGGATGAGCCAGTCTTATCCCGAGATCCTGCGCGTCGACGAAAACGGCATGCGCGCCGAACATGGCGGACGGCGGCATTTCTCGTTCGCAAGCGCGCGCTATCGGACCTTCGCGACGCGGGTCGCGACCGAGATGGCGAAGCGCTACGGGCGCGACGCCCGCGTAATCGGCTGGCAGATCGACAATGAGGTCGGCCCGCCTTCGTTCGATGCGGAGGCGCAGGCGCGGTGGCACACATTTCTCGAGCAGCGCTACGGCGCGATCGACGAACTCAACCGTCGCTGGACCACCCAATATTGGAGCCAGCATTACGACAATTTCGCGCAGGTGCCGCTCCGCGCCGGTGGGCAGCACAATCCGGGGCTGCTGCTCGACTTCAAGCATTTCGTCACGGCGACCTGGGTCGATTATGTCCAGGCGCAGGCAGGCGCGATCCGCGCCGTCGCGGACCCGCGGCAATGGGTGACCACCAACACGATGTTCTGGAACGCCGGGTTCGACCATTTCGCGATGCACCGCGATCTCGATCTCGCCTCGTGGGACAATTACATCCCCGACGGCCGCCCGGATTGGCTGGCGAACGCCGCCAATCACGATCTGGTGCGCGGCTATAAGCAGCGCAATTTCTGGCTGATGGAGACCCAGCCGGGCCGAGTCGACTGGGTGCCGGTCAATCGCGCGCTCGACCGCGGTCAGACGCGCGAGCTGGCGTGGCAGGCGATCGGTCACGGCGCCGACGCAGTGCTCTATTGGCAATGGCGCTCGGCACTGAACGGGCAGGAACAATATCACGGCGCGATGCTGGGGGCGGACGGCACGCCATATCCGATCTTCGACGAAATCGCCCAGGTGGCGCGCGATGCCGCTGCCGCCGCCCCGGCGCTGGCGGGCACCGAGCCGGTCGGCAAGATCGCGATGTTGTTCTCCTATGACAGCCGCTGGGCGATCGACTTGCAGCGCCACCACCGCGACTTCGATCCAATCAAGCAGTTCACGGCCTGGTATCGTCCGCTGCGCAGCCTCTCCCAAGCGGTACATATCGTGCCGGTCGACGCCGATCTGAAGCGCTATCCGCTGGTGGTGGCACCGAGCCTGCACGTGATCACGAAGCCTGAGGCCGACCGGCTGGCGGTCTATGTCCGCGGCGGCGGGCATCTGGTGCTGGGCCCGCGCTCGGGGATGAAGGACGATGCCAACGCGCTATGGCCGCAGCGCCAGCCGGGGCCGCTCGCCGATCTGCTCGGCGCGCGGGTCGACCAATATTATGCGCTGGACGCCGCGGCGCCGTTGACCGGGACGCTCGGCAGCGGCGAGGCCAGCATCTGGGCCGAGACGATCGAGCCGCGCATGAAGGATGTCGAAGTGCTCGAGCGCTACGGTCCGTCGAATGGTTGGCTCGACGGCAAGCCCGCGGCGGTGACGCGGCGGGTTGGCAAGGGGCGGATCACTTATGTCGGCGCCTGGCCCGATGAAGTAATGCTGCGCACTTTTGCCCAGCGCCTGCTTGACGAGGCGAAGGTCGCGCCGGTGGTCCCGGATGCGTCCGCCGCGCTCGAGGTGATGGAACGCGCAGGAGGCGGAAAGCGGGTGCTGGTGCTCGTCAATCACGGTGACACGCCGCTACGGCCAACGCTGCCCGCGGGTGCAAAGCCCGTTACCGGCGATCTGCGCGACGGTGTGCTGCCTGCGCACGGCATCGCGGTGGTGGCGCTGCCCGGGGCTCAGACCGCCGCTTCGAACCGGTAG
- a CDS encoding glycosyl hydrolase — translation MNSIGGIGRRELLAGGGALALSSAVPCTSGYWRVAAALPQALPTAAPDLAERWRNPPRDAHLAAYWYWMGGAVTREGITADLTAMKAGGIGRAAMFSIGKSGKTPQVSPPADALTSVWWEMVEHAATEAERLGVELAMNMCDGWATASGPWITPQLSMQHLIWGETRVDGGRTIDMALPTGDTKLGYHRDVAVIAVPIDREWETTSEAATVTSDLPLANPAALADLANDAVLIDTEQGGSIVYRFAKPFTLRSVTVRTPNAKTGFAPGVLRAANSLRVEASDDGAVWRPVGRLDYPGHGWQTDLTTLTHAVPETTARAFRFVHRPEGPFDYDENQDFGQETALRLKGLHLSSMPTVHHLPIKSGAAWGRSRRMDDTVLPPASCVNRAALVDLSKSMDVNGRLRWRAPAGRWRILRIGCTTTGKKNAAAGLGEGLECDRFNPEAAKLQFDNWFGKALARLGPAGKRALKIVHVDSWEAHTQNWSPVFPADFARRRGYDVLPWLATMAGVPIDSMEASEAFLFDLRRTIAELARDHFYAPVAAMAHARGCRFSGEPQNPTFLADGLDYARYVDEPMGEFWVNTPRNDKPNDVKDAVSGARIYGNKIAGAEAFTQGLMTWREHPYLFKRIGDHNFCEGINHLHLHVWAMQPWPDRAPGMTLNGIGSHFAAQQSWWKPGQGWRDYVVRAQALLQAGSAVADVAYFIGEDIPTRALMPRNLSPALPAGFAYDSINRDALLRLATVRDGRIELPGGASYRVLVLPQTDRMTLPLAERIARLVADGATVIGPRPTRLPGLENGAADDERLTALAADLWGSGKIAETADLARLLGAPAFVAEGTTGIEWTHRRSPDWTMFFLFNPSDREARFVGHFRSAGAAPELWDADRGAIEAAGAWRNDGKVTSLPVMLDPGGSVFVLFAGKSDRRPVSDISATGPRFRRTSRGVERITYIGVPIEIRGPWNLRFAELSRPHAVKLDHLRSWTQLEEPDLRFYSGLATYSIAVALPRARTDRELVLDLGAVANLATVRVNGRQIGYAWRPPFHVPLPAGLGGRVTIEIDVANTWRNRLIGDHGKAETERVTHVVPMLRKGQPWLPGGEGAELDPAGLLGPVRILARSVTRLSGG, via the coding sequence TTGAACAGCATTGGCGGAATCGGGCGACGCGAGCTTCTGGCCGGAGGCGGCGCACTCGCGCTCTCCTCCGCAGTGCCCTGCACCTCCGGCTATTGGCGAGTCGCCGCGGCATTGCCGCAGGCACTCCCCACCGCCGCGCCCGACCTCGCCGAGCGCTGGCGCAACCCGCCCCGCGACGCACATCTCGCGGCTTATTGGTACTGGATGGGCGGCGCGGTGACCAGGGAAGGGATCACCGCTGATCTGACCGCGATGAAGGCGGGCGGCATCGGGCGCGCGGCGATGTTCAGCATCGGCAAGAGCGGCAAGACGCCGCAGGTCAGTCCGCCGGCGGATGCGCTCACCTCCGTCTGGTGGGAAATGGTCGAACACGCCGCCACCGAAGCGGAGCGGCTCGGCGTCGAACTGGCGATGAACATGTGCGACGGCTGGGCCACCGCCAGCGGCCCGTGGATCACCCCCCAACTGTCTATGCAGCATTTGATCTGGGGCGAGACTCGCGTCGATGGCGGGCGGACGATCGACATGGCCCTGCCTACCGGCGATACCAAGCTCGGCTATCACCGCGACGTGGCAGTGATCGCAGTGCCGATCGACCGTGAATGGGAAACGACCAGCGAGGCCGCGACGGTGACCAGCGACCTGCCGCTGGCCAACCCCGCCGCGCTCGCCGATCTCGCCAACGACGCGGTGCTGATCGACACCGAACAAGGCGGCTCGATCGTCTATCGCTTCGCCAAACCGTTCACGCTGCGCTCGGTGACGGTCCGCACGCCCAACGCAAAGACCGGCTTCGCCCCCGGCGTGCTGCGTGCCGCGAACAGCCTGCGGGTCGAAGCGAGCGACGACGGCGCCGTCTGGCGGCCGGTCGGCCGGCTCGACTATCCCGGCCATGGCTGGCAAACCGATCTCACCACCCTCACCCATGCCGTGCCCGAGACGACCGCGCGCGCCTTCCGCTTCGTGCATCGGCCGGAGGGGCCGTTCGACTATGACGAGAACCAGGATTTCGGCCAGGAGACCGCACTGCGGCTGAAGGGGCTGCACCTCTCGTCGATGCCCACGGTCCACCATCTCCCGATCAAATCGGGCGCCGCCTGGGGCCGCAGCCGCCGGATGGACGACACGGTCCTGCCCCCCGCATCCTGCGTGAACCGCGCGGCGCTGGTCGACCTCAGCAAGTCGATGGACGTGAACGGCCGTCTGCGCTGGCGCGCACCGGCGGGCCGCTGGCGCATCCTGCGGATCGGCTGCACCACCACGGGCAAGAAGAACGCTGCGGCAGGCTTGGGCGAGGGGCTCGAATGCGACCGCTTCAACCCCGAAGCCGCCAAGCTCCAGTTCGACAATTGGTTCGGCAAGGCGCTCGCCCGGCTGGGCCCGGCGGGCAAGCGCGCGCTCAAGATTGTCCATGTCGACAGCTGGGAAGCACACACCCAGAACTGGTCGCCTGTCTTCCCTGCCGACTTCGCCCGCCGGCGCGGCTATGATGTGCTGCCCTGGCTGGCGACGATGGCCGGCGTGCCGATCGACAGCATGGAAGCGAGCGAGGCCTTCTTGTTCGACCTGCGGCGCACGATCGCAGAACTGGCGCGCGACCATTTCTACGCCCCCGTCGCCGCGATGGCGCACGCCCGCGGATGCCGGTTCAGCGGCGAGCCGCAAAACCCCACCTTCCTCGCCGACGGGCTCGATTATGCACGTTATGTCGACGAGCCGATGGGCGAATTCTGGGTCAACACCCCGCGCAACGACAAGCCCAACGACGTCAAGGACGCGGTCTCCGGCGCGCGCATCTACGGCAACAAGATCGCCGGCGCAGAGGCGTTCACGCAGGGACTGATGACGTGGCGCGAGCACCCGTATCTGTTCAAGCGGATCGGCGATCACAATTTCTGCGAGGGGATCAACCATCTTCATCTGCACGTCTGGGCAATGCAGCCTTGGCCCGATCGCGCGCCAGGGATGACGCTGAACGGCATCGGATCGCATTTTGCTGCGCAGCAAAGCTGGTGGAAGCCCGGGCAAGGCTGGCGTGATTATGTCGTTCGCGCGCAGGCGCTGCTCCAGGCCGGCAGCGCAGTCGCCGACGTGGCGTATTTCATCGGCGAGGACATACCGACGCGGGCGCTGATGCCGCGCAATCTGTCGCCGGCTTTGCCTGCGGGCTTCGCTTATGATTCGATCAACCGCGACGCGCTGCTGCGCCTCGCCACTGTACGCGATGGACGGATCGAGTTGCCCGGAGGCGCTTCGTATCGGGTGCTGGTGCTTCCGCAAACCGATCGCATGACGCTGCCGCTTGCCGAGCGCATCGCCCGACTGGTCGCCGATGGCGCGACGGTCATCGGCCCGCGCCCGACGCGACTGCCGGGGCTCGAAAATGGCGCCGCAGATGACGAGCGACTGACCGCCCTCGCCGCCGATCTATGGGGCAGCGGCAAGATCGCCGAAACCGCCGATCTTGCGCGTCTTCTCGGCGCCCCCGCCTTTGTGGCCGAAGGCACTACGGGTATCGAATGGACCCATCGCCGCAGCCCCGATTGGACGATGTTCTTCCTGTTCAATCCGTCGGACCGCGAGGCGCGCTTCGTCGGCCACTTCCGCAGCGCGGGCGCGGCGCCTGAGCTCTGGGACGCCGATCGTGGCGCAATCGAGGCGGCGGGCGCGTGGCGTAATGACGGCAAGGTCACCAGCCTTCCCGTGATGCTCGATCCGGGTGGATCGGTGTTCGTGCTGTTCGCCGGAAAGTCAGACAGGCGGCCGGTCAGCGATATTTCCGCCACGGGTCCCCGCTTCCGGCGCACCAGCCGCGGAGTCGAGCGGATAACCTACATCGGCGTGCCAATCGAAATCCGTGGCCCGTGGAACCTTCGCTTCGCCGAGCTCTCCCGGCCACACGCAGTAAAACTTGATCATCTCCGCTCATGGACCCAGCTCGAGGAACCCGATCTGCGCTTCTATTCGGGTCTCGCGACCTATTCGATCGCGGTCGCCTTGCCCCGGGCGCGCACCGATCGCGAACTGGTTCTCGATCTCGGCGCAGTCGCCAATCTCGCCACCGTGCGCGTGAACGGACGCCAGATCGGCTATGCGTGGCGCCCGCCGTTCCATGTCCCCCTCCCCGCTGGCCTGGGCGGCCGCGTGACGATCGAAATCGACGTCGCCAATACTTGGCGCAACCGGCTGATCGGCGATCACGGCAAGGCCGAGACCGAGCGGGTCACCCATGTCGTTCCGATGCTCCGCAAAGGCCAGCCATGGCTTCCCGGCGGAGAAGGTGCCGAGCTCGACCCTGCCGGGTTGCTCGGCCCGGTCCGGATCCTCGCCCGCAGCGTGACCCGGCTCAGCGGCGGCTGA
- a CDS encoding alpha-L-fucosidase encodes MRRLIRMSLATAASLLAVQAASAQTYKTEAVDKQVARVEAKLKRGKLKPDWESLGGFKAPEWFRDAKFGIFIHWGPYSVPGFANEWYSRNMYVPGNAAYTYHQNVFGPQSRFGYKDFIPKFKAERFDAGEWIALFKQAGARYVIPVAEHCDGFAMYASDMTDWNAAVMGPKRDVTGELAKATRAAGLHFGLSSHRAEHYWWYGAGRGYESDVNDERYTGLYGPAAPRTLPADNPDGEPNPSHLENWFPPDDAFLRDWLARGTELVDKYQPELIYLDWWTMAPRFDPYLRQFTAYYYNEAKARGQGPAITYKGEHFPANAALYDVERGKLDALRLLPWQTDTSVSIGSWGFAQNDRYRTAKSLVGDMIDVVSKNGNLLLNVGPRADGTIPEEAVRVLRGIGAWLAVNGEAIYETRPWKYYGEGTTFAATGEKSEGANKAFTPSDIRFTTRGETLYAMGLERPADGRVLIKTLYAGSPYLERPIASIELLGGGAVEWRQTDKGLAITLPAADDPERMPYALRLRFGGSR; translated from the coding sequence ATGCGCCGATTGATCCGCATGTCGCTCGCCACCGCAGCGTCGCTGCTCGCCGTTCAGGCGGCATCGGCCCAGACCTACAAGACCGAGGCCGTCGACAAGCAAGTCGCGCGGGTCGAGGCCAAGCTCAAACGCGGCAAGCTCAAGCCCGATTGGGAGTCGCTCGGTGGCTTCAAGGCGCCCGAATGGTTCCGCGATGCCAAGTTCGGCATCTTCATCCATTGGGGTCCTTATTCGGTGCCGGGGTTCGCGAACGAATGGTATTCTCGCAACATGTATGTTCCGGGGAATGCGGCCTATACTTATCATCAGAACGTGTTCGGGCCGCAGTCGCGGTTCGGCTACAAGGACTTCATTCCGAAGTTCAAGGCGGAGCGGTTCGACGCGGGCGAGTGGATCGCGCTCTTCAAGCAGGCCGGCGCGCGCTATGTGATCCCGGTCGCCGAGCATTGCGACGGCTTCGCGATGTATGCCAGCGACATGACCGACTGGAACGCCGCGGTGATGGGTCCGAAGCGCGACGTGACCGGCGAACTCGCGAAGGCTACACGCGCCGCGGGGCTGCATTTCGGCCTGTCGTCGCACCGCGCCGAGCATTATTGGTGGTATGGTGCCGGCCGCGGCTACGAGAGCGATGTCAACGACGAGCGTTACACCGGTCTCTACGGCCCCGCCGCCCCCCGCACCTTGCCGGCCGACAATCCCGACGGTGAGCCCAATCCGAGCCATCTCGAAAACTGGTTCCCGCCCGACGACGCCTTCCTGCGCGACTGGCTCGCTCGCGGTACCGAGCTGGTCGACAAGTACCAGCCCGAGCTGATCTATCTCGACTGGTGGACGATGGCGCCGCGCTTCGATCCCTATCTGCGCCAGTTCACGGCATATTATTACAACGAGGCCAAGGCGCGCGGGCAGGGGCCGGCGATCACCTATAAGGGCGAGCATTTCCCGGCCAATGCGGCGCTGTACGATGTCGAGCGCGGCAAACTCGACGCGCTGCGGCTGCTGCCGTGGCAGACCGACACTTCGGTCAGCATCGGCAGTTGGGGCTTTGCCCAGAACGACCGCTATCGCACCGCCAAATCGCTGGTCGGCGACATGATCGACGTGGTGTCGAAGAATGGCAATCTGCTGCTCAATGTCGGTCCGCGCGCGGACGGGACGATCCCCGAGGAAGCGGTGCGCGTGCTGCGCGGGATCGGCGCGTGGCTCGCGGTCAACGGCGAGGCGATCTACGAGACGCGGCCGTGGAAATATTATGGCGAGGGTACAACCTTCGCCGCCACCGGCGAGAAGTCGGAAGGGGCGAACAAGGCGTTCACGCCTTCGGACATCCGCTTCACCACCCGCGGCGAGACGCTTTACGCGATGGGCCTCGAACGGCCGGCCGACGGGCGTGTGCTGATCAAGACGCTTTATGCCGGATCGCCTTATCTCGAGCGGCCGATCGCGTCGATCGAGCTGCTCGGCGGTGGCGCGGTGGAATGGCGGCAGACCGACAAGGGGCTGGCGATAACGCTTCCGGCAGCGGACGATCCCGAGCGCATGCCCTATGCGTTGCGGCTCAGGTTCGGCGGCTCGCGCTGA